CGTAACTGTGGGGTCGGACCCTGAGATCGGACCCCGATGTCGAGCGAGGAGAAGGGATTCAGTCATTCTAAAGCATTAGTGATTTCCTCCCAGTTGTGTTCCTAAGATTCCCCATGAccctgaatgaatgaatgaatgaatgtagatTATTTGTGGAACTAATCACACAACAGCACCATCGCTTGGATCGGTGGTAAGAAAAATACACCGGATGATAAACGGAAGCGAAGAAGGTGAAGCTGGAGCtgactttttaatttatttatgtttgtttgtttgtttgtttgtttattgtctaGTTTTTGGTTTTCCATCTGCGCTGACATTTTTGCAGCGTATTATCAGACGTTAGATGGGACATGTCCGATCTTATCCGCAACACACGAGTGATGATGCAGGTGTTCATTAAAAATCAAGAAGGAGCCCGATCTGATTACCACCTGTTTAATCGGTCAGCTGTGACCTTCAGTAGACTCGGGTGTGGTTCCTACTGGTTTGGAACGAAACCCTGCACCAGCACCAGGTATTTTTCCAGATAAGATTAAGACCTTTGTCTTAAAGTTATTCGTCTTTACTGTTGCTTCAGGATTTCTCATTAGTGTTTGAAATCATCCGGATTTCTGGGTCTATTTGTTAAAAGCGCCAGAAATTCCCTTGAAGCCCCCCTGCACCTTCGGGGTTCCACCGCTTTCCCTGCCGAGATGAACCCAtgctataacacacacagctAATATGTAAAgatatatatgcatgtatgtaatAGTCTAGAAATCTCATTTCTCAATCTAATTTACCTTCAAGGATTCATTTGTTAAAGGAAAGTTTTTGCCCCCTGCTGAAAGCTTAATACCTtccaattattcattcattcattcattcatcttctaccgcttatccgaacttctcgagcctgtgcctatctcaggcgtcatctggcatcgaggcaggatacaccctggacggagtgccaacccatcgcagggcacacacacacacactcattcacacacacacacacacactacggacaattttccagagatgccaatcaacctaccatgcatgtctttgaaccgggggaggaaaccggagtacccggaggaaacccccgaggcacggagagaacatgcaaactccacacacacaaggcagaggcgggaatcgaacccagaccctggaggtgtgaggccgTATTAATGCTCACGTGTTCATACGGTACAGttatttctctcacacacacctgatgaatagcagtgtttattaaaacaagCACCATTCGAAATGAAAACAGATTCATCATATCCTCATGACGAGGAGGCACAAAACTTTACCCTCATGCAAAGTTCACTGCAAAATGTACAGGTATCTTTATTGCAGAGAAAAATCCAATCCTTTAAATATGAATGTACTTAACACGCTCTATAATCCCTTTGTTTCCCTTATTGCACCCGACCCTTCGTGATATTCTTCTTAAATGTACTTATTGGTATATGTAAAGAATTCTTTGCTCCCTGGTTGTTGTGCCTTTGTCACCGTTTGGTTATGGttagtttttatgtttattttatttatttatttatttatttttctcttgctCAATTTAAGCTTCGGTAAACATCACTGTcgttttttttgggtttttttgttttttttttaagccgtTATATCCGGTACAGCAGCGTCCGTCCATAAAACCACACGCCCTTACAAATCGAAACATAGTAAAAACCATAGTGGTATAAAACGACACCAGAGAGGAGACGAAATAAAAATGCGCTTGTGTGACAGTTCTCTttcttgtgtgtttcttttttatgtacCGTGTGATACCGATGTTCCTTTTCGGCACGTTAAAATTCTCATTTATGACAAGTGCGTGTTTCGCTCGGCTCGGGAACCGAGAGCGAGACGTCATCTGATGAGTCACGACACAGCTGCTGCTCAGTACGAGTCTTTGCACACTGTGTCTCAGCAGCTCAGCGCGAGTGCACCCCCAGCCTCATACAGTCGTGACCCTCATGACTACCTCGCGGTTGGAGTTGGAGGCGAGGCGTGCCTCACTGGGCCTGATCTGACTCAGGATGTGCAGAATGGTGTAGCCGCAGTGGTGATTGAGGATAGTCCTGAGCCTCCGAATGCGCCGATTCCTCCTGCTGCCACTGCCCAGGCCGTGAGGATTGGAGCGCGAGCCACGTGCCGTCGCCTTACTGCTCGAGCTAATCGGCTCCCCCAGGTCCTTGGCCTTTTCATAGTTCAATACTTTCCACTGCTGATTGACAGCTTGCCAGCGCTTAAAGATCCGGTACACTGATGAACCCTCGTGGATGATGAGGCCTGTAGGAAACATGGATTAACAAGGATCCAGATGTGGGAAATTTCACACTCGTTTgaattctttaatatttaatcgtATTAATTTATGCCTCTGAAGTAACCTTATAAAAATGTGTCATGTTTCAGGgggataaaaaaacaactgatggatggatggattgacaGACTCGctgatggatgggtggatggtcAGACTGGCatgactggatggatggatagatggatggctAGATTGACAGACACTTATGGGTGGATAGAcagattggatggatggattagatGGATGGTAAAGGATATAtaaattgatggatggattgacAGACACACTGTTGCATGGCTGGGTGGGTGGTCAGACTGGCAGGAATAGATAggactggatggatggatggatggactgacaggaatggatggatggatggatagatggatggctAGATTGACAGACACTTATGGGTGGATTGACAGATTAGATGGATGGTAAAGGATAGAtaaattgatggatggattgacAGACACACtgttagatggatggatggatggatggatggatctacAACTATTTAATTCAGTCCATAAGAACCCTACACACATTTCATTGTGGTTAATTCTGTAGATTTTGTAGTATAGAATTTTCCTGATAAATTCTACATTAACTACAGAATTTGCGCTACAGAGGCTTCTTCCCCTTCCTGCTAGTTTGGTTGTTAATAACTGAAACCATTCCACAGATTCAGACAGAAATCTAAAGCTGCGTCTCAGTCAGTCGATGGACATTTTATTCTGCAGCTCTTGTTTCACTCTCAGCCACATACCGAGACGGATCGAGTACGACCTCGGGAGTCGACTGAAAGCGTCTCTGCCCAGTACGAGTTTTTAATCAGAGtgactaaataaaaacacttgcGACATGAAATGTTTTCTAGCTACAGACACGATTATTAGGTGGATTCGGTTTAAATCCCTTTAGTAAAAATCTTCTGCTTTAAACTACGCTCGGTGAATTATTTACTAAAGGCAGTATATCAGGACGGTCTCTTCAGAGCGGATCTGATCGCTAACGTGAGTCAGTAATATCATTTGGAATCACAGGCAATTCACGTAATAACTAGTTATTTTGCTCCCtgggaatttatttatttatttatttatttatttatttgtaaaatgacTCGCAACATGAGTCACAGCCTCTTTCAGCCGACCTAAAGAACCTCGTGCTGAAGCACCGGATGCTAATGGCTATGTAAATGTCCAGTGGCCACAGTAATGAACACAGTAAAGGTCAGTCAGCGGGTCGGCGTGTGTTTAATTATATCAACGCTAATCTGCTCACCTATGCACACGATGTCCATGAAGCCGTACATGCCGTAGCAGATCTGGAAGAGCAGGTCCTGCCGCTGCCACTTGGCCGAAGGGCTGAGCGACGACCACACCAGCCACGAGATGCTGGCGATGAGGAAGAGCGAGCCGAGGATGATGGCGGCGATCTGTACCTTCTCGATCACGGTCAGAGAGATGGCCTGCCACTGAAACGCAAAATCCACACGACGACAGTTCATCCCACTGAATATACATGAGCCGTGTATCATTAGTCATGTGATTAGTCGTGTGTCATTAGTCATGTGATTAGCCGTGTGTCATTAGTCATGTGATTACTGATGACTTGTTAACTTGACAAAACAGAAAAGCTTCCTTTCAGGTGTCTCCTGTATCACGACATGTCTAAATTCGTGGAGCTCGGGCTTTAAATCAAAGCACAGGTTCGTTCAAAGACGCTTGAAGGGAAATACATCAGAGCTGAAGGTTCATGAGCAGATTTAATATTGTAGTTAGtaaaatgtcattattattattattattattattattattattattagtattattattattattattaatagaataGCAGGTAATccgtgtgtgttggtatgtaaCAAGAGGTTTTAATGCAGTTTATAGTATAAATGTGCAAAGTTGTGGGTGGTGCAGTGCTAAATAATGACTCATTTTCCTAATTGTTCTACTCTGAGCTGCTGCCACTATTCCAGCAACGAAAACACGCCGTTATTGACGTCCCCTTGGTCTGTTTTACTCAGGAATCCATTATGGACAACGTGACTCATAGTTCATGTGGCCATGAAACCAAAGTGTGTTTCAAAAAAGTTAAAAGTGTCAGAATGCTTATGGATGATGTATGGTGGATGCAGGAGGTAGAGGACCTTCTGTTCTCTTACCTGTAGGGGATTTTTGGTGCTAATGGCCAGCACTTGGTATTTGAAGTAGCAAAGCTCGCAGCTCCAGGAGCCTCTCTCACTGATCCAGCGGATGAGACACGGCTGATGGGTGCAGCGCACTGAGCCGTCACAGCGGCAGGGACTCAACAGCTCACCCTGATGGACACATGATCACAACAACACCACATgttatacattcatttattcattcatattttaccgcttatctgaactacctcgggtcacggggagcctgtgcctatctcagggggcatcgaggcaggatacaccctggatggagtgccaacccatcacagggcacacacacactcattcactcacacacacacacacacactacggacaattttccagagatgccaatcaacctaccatgcatgtctttggaccgggggaggaaaccggagtacccggaggaaacccccgaggcacggagagaacatgcgaactccacacacacacacacacacacacaaggtggaggcgggaatcgaacccccaaccctggaggtgtgagcgaacgtgctaagccaccgtgccccccgcatGTTATACATCATGGGCCTAATTGTCTTAAACACTCATCAGACACCTGGATTAAAtacctgtatttatttttaaatctttaatgcAGATATTATTCTTATGGCCTTACTATAATAATTGCAGCAGATATGATGAGTTTATTAGAACTGCTGATCACCCAAATGTCAGCTGTAATGATAATAAATCTGGATAATCAGATGCACACACTGCAGATCCGTCGTTCAGACGTAACAGAGCATGTCCTGAAACAGCAGCAGGTACAGTGTGAGCTACAGCCAGTGGTTTTGCACCCAGCCGTGAGTCGCTGTTGCCAG
This DNA window, taken from Tachysurus fulvidraco isolate hzauxx_2018 chromosome 23, HZAU_PFXX_2.0, whole genome shotgun sequence, encodes the following:
- the marchf9 gene encoding E3 ubiquitin-protein ligase MARCHF9, with amino-acid sequence MFKNRIRMFFNELKLLVFMRSGPRQPGVDAGTNMRGLGAMGGCGWRAFSRCTGDHDHDAEEYYGSDAGARRSTAATGLDERDARMHASADSLSLSSGTRTPQCRICFQGPEQGELLSPCRCDGSVRCTHQPCLIRWISERGSWSCELCYFKYQVLAISTKNPLQWQAISLTVIEKVQIAAIILGSLFLIASISWLVWSSLSPSAKWQRQDLLFQICYGMYGFMDIVCIGLIIHEGSSVYRIFKRWQAVNQQWKVLNYEKAKDLGEPISSSSKATARGSRSNPHGLGSGSRRNRRIRRLRTILNHHCGYTILHILSQIRPSEARLASNSNREVVMRVTTV